Proteins encoded in a region of the Gemmatimonadaceae bacterium genome:
- a CDS encoding cupin domain-containing protein → MRSHVILGAALAAAALTACSKEATTSSTPSTPLLALLATSEPNDDIQWGPAPPIFPKGAEIAVLQGDPSKSDEFTVRLRFPNGYKIPPHTHPTIENVTVLKGTFLAGMGEQFVESSMKAFGRDAFASIPANHAHYAMARGQTIVQVHAIGPFQLTYVNPADDPTKK, encoded by the coding sequence ATGCGAAGTCACGTCATACTCGGTGCGGCATTGGCCGCCGCCGCCCTGACCGCGTGCTCGAAGGAAGCAACGACGAGCAGCACGCCAAGCACTCCTCTTCTCGCCCTGCTCGCTACGTCCGAACCGAACGATGACATCCAGTGGGGTCCCGCACCGCCGATCTTTCCGAAGGGCGCAGAGATCGCCGTTCTTCAGGGTGATCCGAGCAAGTCCGACGAGTTCACCGTTCGGCTCCGCTTCCCGAACGGCTACAAGATTCCTCCGCACACGCACCCGACGATCGAGAACGTGACCGTTTTGAAGGGCACCTTCCTCGCCGGTATGGGTGAGCAGTTCGTCGAGTCGAGCATGAAGGCCTTTGGTCGCGACGCGTTCGCGAGCATTCCCGCGAATCACGCGCACTACGCCATGGCGCGCGGTCAGACGATCGTGCAGGTACACGCGATTGGTCCCTTCCAGCTGACCTACGTCAACCCAGCGGACGATCCAACCAAGAAATAG
- a CDS encoding class I SAM-dependent methyltransferase — MTPTIYQSDYAPPADDPVTERIRATWTAGDFGRIAAGYVRSAAEFIARLELARDEKVLDVACGTGNLALPAARAGARVTGVDIAPNLVAQAKARASDESLAIAFDVGDAEQLPYETNSFDTTVTMFGAMFAARPERAARELLRVTRPGGRIAMANWTPSGFVGEMLKATVAYLPPAAGVPSPLLWGSEDVVRTRLAPDLSSLVLTRRVVTFEYPFGPEQVVNEFRLWYGPTVRAFAALDEEERTAFRLDLERLWCEHNRASDGTTRVESEYLEVVGVR, encoded by the coding sequence ATGACTCCAACGATCTATCAATCCGACTACGCGCCCCCCGCGGACGATCCAGTCACCGAGCGCATCCGCGCGACGTGGACCGCGGGGGACTTCGGTCGCATCGCCGCGGGATATGTCCGGAGCGCCGCCGAGTTCATCGCGCGACTCGAGCTCGCGCGAGATGAGAAAGTACTCGACGTCGCCTGCGGTACGGGCAATCTCGCGCTACCGGCGGCGCGCGCCGGCGCTCGTGTCACCGGCGTCGACATCGCACCCAATCTCGTCGCGCAGGCGAAAGCCCGTGCTTCGGACGAGTCGCTCGCTATCGCCTTCGACGTCGGCGACGCCGAGCAATTGCCTTACGAGACGAATTCCTTCGACACGACAGTGACGATGTTCGGCGCGATGTTCGCCGCGCGGCCGGAGCGAGCCGCGAGGGAGCTGCTCCGCGTCACGCGGCCAGGTGGGCGCATCGCCATGGCCAACTGGACCCCGTCGGGCTTCGTGGGTGAAATGCTCAAGGCCACGGTTGCGTATCTGCCGCCCGCGGCGGGCGTCCCGTCGCCGCTGCTCTGGGGAAGTGAAGACGTCGTGCGTACGCGCTTAGCGCCGGACCTTTCATCGCTCGTGCTCACACGCCGTGTGGTCACGTTCGAGTATCCCTTTGGACCGGAGCAGGTCGTGAACGAGTTCCGGCTCTGGTACGGCCCCACGGTACGCGCGTTCGCGGCGCTCGATGAGGAAGAGCGAACTGCATTCCGTCTGGACCTCGAGCGGCTGTGGTGTGAGCACAACCGCGCCAGCGACGGCACGACACGAGTCGAGTCGGAATATCTGGAGGTGGTGGGGGTGCGGTGA